From one Streptomyces sp. NBC_01478 genomic stretch:
- a CDS encoding AraC family transcriptional regulator, translating into MAGSGERARHWRYTELPGVDLLRARYIRKTFVRHTHENFVIAAIADGAEVFRHGGTDVYAGAGALALVNPDTPHTGRAGVPEGWRYGAVYPSPEVVAAIAAETTSIRGTPGFVDPVLDDPYTVGLVHQVLRAADEGNALAADTLLRVAVTRLLRLNGGPLPQRVVPTAGGGVAARARAVLEERMADPPTLEKLAGDLGTSPFALLRAFRDAYGMPPHTWLTDARVRRARRLLDAGTAPAEAAVVVGFTDQPHLNRHFARIVGVPPGAYQRERKNVQDAERRPLVPSDTWQNRSLQKTYAPEREEDRAPRPGESRTPPSYGTPSGSGSP; encoded by the coding sequence ATGGCAGGTTCGGGTGAGCGGGCGAGACACTGGCGGTACACGGAGCTGCCCGGGGTCGACCTGCTCCGGGCCCGATACATCCGTAAGACCTTCGTGCGGCACACGCACGAGAACTTCGTCATCGCCGCCATCGCGGACGGCGCCGAGGTGTTCCGCCACGGCGGGACCGATGTCTACGCCGGGGCGGGAGCGCTCGCGCTGGTGAACCCGGACACTCCGCACACCGGCCGGGCGGGTGTTCCCGAGGGCTGGCGGTACGGGGCGGTCTACCCGTCGCCCGAGGTGGTGGCCGCGATAGCCGCCGAGACCACCTCGATCCGCGGCACTCCCGGCTTCGTCGATCCCGTGCTCGACGACCCTTACACCGTCGGACTGGTCCATCAGGTCCTGCGCGCGGCCGACGAGGGCAACGCGCTCGCCGCCGACACCTTGCTGCGGGTCGCGGTCACCAGGCTGCTCCGGCTGAACGGCGGACCGCTGCCGCAGCGCGTCGTCCCCACGGCGGGCGGTGGAGTCGCGGCACGCGCGCGTGCCGTGCTGGAGGAGCGGATGGCGGATCCGCCCACCCTGGAGAAGCTCGCCGGGGACCTGGGGACCAGCCCGTTCGCGCTGCTGCGCGCCTTCCGCGACGCCTACGGGATGCCGCCCCACACCTGGCTGACCGACGCCCGTGTGCGCCGTGCCCGCCGACTCCTGGACGCGGGTACGGCGCCCGCGGAGGCGGCCGTCGTCGTCGGGTTCACGGACCAGCCGCACCTCAACCGGCACTTCGCCCGGATCGTGGGAGTGCCGCCGGGCGCGTACCAGCGGGAGCGCAAGAACGTACAAGACGCGGAACGCCGGCCGCTCGTACCGTCCGACACGTGGCAGAACAGATCGCTTCAGAAGACATACGCGCCGGAACGGGAGGAGGACAGGGCCCCGAGGCCGGGGGAAAGCCGGACTCCGCCGTCGTACGGGACGCCCTCGGGGTCGGGGTCGCCGTAG
- a CDS encoding AzlD domain-containing protein: MSIWIAIAATALGCYVVKLAGLLVPAGALERPLVRRLAALLPVALLAALTAQQTFADGHALVLDARAAGLAAAAVALVLRAPFLLVVAAAVLVTAGVRAIGG, encoded by the coding sequence TTGAGCATCTGGATCGCGATCGCGGCGACCGCTCTCGGCTGTTATGTCGTCAAGCTCGCCGGACTGCTGGTGCCTGCGGGCGCGTTGGAGCGGCCGTTGGTGAGGCGGCTCGCTGCGCTGCTGCCGGTCGCGCTGCTCGCCGCGCTCACGGCCCAGCAGACCTTCGCCGACGGGCACGCGCTCGTGCTCGACGCCCGGGCCGCGGGGCTCGCGGCCGCCGCCGTGGCGCTGGTGCTGCGGGCACCGTTCCTGCTCGTCGTCGCGGCGGCCGTGCTGGTGACGGCGGGAGTGCGGGCCATCGGGGGCTGA
- a CDS encoding AzlC family ABC transporter permease produces the protein MRAGTGGGQGPEAGGKPDSAVVRDALGVGVAVGLSGFAFGVTSAGGGLTVLQTCALSLLVFTGASQFALVGALAAGGNPLTAAAGAFFLGVRNTFYGLRLSQLLALPRAVRPFAAQWVIDETTAVTLAQPTRRAARIGFTVTGLTLYLLWNLTTLLGALGAKAIGDTDAWGLDAAGPAVFLALLAPMLKTTTERTVAALAVLLGLGLLPVLPAGVPVLAAALAAPIALYVEGRRQRGTRGDAQRGTSNDAQEEDR, from the coding sequence ATACGCGCCGGAACGGGAGGAGGACAGGGCCCCGAGGCCGGGGGAAAGCCGGACTCCGCCGTCGTACGGGACGCCCTCGGGGTCGGGGTCGCCGTAGGGCTGTCCGGGTTCGCCTTCGGGGTGACCTCCGCCGGTGGCGGGCTCACCGTGCTGCAGACCTGCGCCCTCAGCCTCCTGGTGTTCACCGGCGCCTCCCAGTTCGCCCTCGTGGGAGCGCTCGCGGCCGGCGGGAATCCGCTCACCGCGGCGGCGGGAGCCTTCTTCCTGGGCGTGCGCAACACCTTCTACGGGCTGCGCCTCTCGCAGTTGCTGGCCCTCCCGCGCGCGGTGCGGCCGTTCGCCGCCCAGTGGGTCATCGACGAGACGACGGCCGTCACCCTCGCGCAGCCCACGCGGCGTGCCGCGCGGATCGGGTTCACCGTCACCGGGCTCACCCTGTACCTGCTGTGGAACCTCACCACGCTGCTCGGCGCGCTGGGCGCCAAGGCCATCGGGGACACGGACGCCTGGGGTCTCGACGCGGCCGGTCCCGCCGTCTTCCTGGCGCTGCTCGCGCCCATGCTCAAGACCACCACCGAGCGTACGGTCGCCGCGCTCGCGGTCCTGCTGGGACTGGGGCTGCTGCCCGTGCTGCCGGCCGGTGTGCCCGTCCTGGCGGCGGCTCTCGCGGCCCCGATCGCCCTCTACGTAGAGGGCCGTCGGCAACGAGGGACCCGTGGCGACGCACAACGAGGGACCAGTAACGACGCACAGGAGGAAGACCGTTGA
- a CDS encoding ATP-dependent helicase — protein sequence MVSSTHRALDGFSPATRGWFTGAFSAPTAAQAGAWRAIGEGSDVLVVAPTGSGKTLAAFLAALDQLAATPPPADPKKRCRVLYVSPLKALAVDVERNLRSPLTGIRQESVRLGLPEPEIKVGIRSGDTPPAERRALSTRPPDILITTPESLFLMLTSATRDALTGIETVILDEVHAVAGTKRGAHLALSLERLDELLPKPARRIGLSATVRPVDEVARYLSPRGKVEIVQPKSGKEFDLSVVVPVEDLGELGGSPVADGKEGAEKPSIWPHVEERITDLVQSHRSTIVFANSRRLAERLCNRLNEIAYERATGESLDEHHAPAELMGGSGAAQGAPPVIARAHHGSVSKEQRAQVEEDLKAGRLPAVVATSSLELGIDMGAVDLVIQVESPPSVASGLQRVGRAGHQVGAVSTGVVFPKYRGDLVQAAVVTERMRTGSIESLKVPANPLDVLAQQLVAMTALDTWQVDDLLATVRRAAPFASLPESAFTAVLDMLAGRYPSDAFAELRPRVVWDRIAGTITGRPGAQRLAVTSGGTIPDRGLFGVFLAGADPKKGGGRVGELDEEMVYESRVGDVFTLGTSSWRIEDITRDRVLVSPAPGVPGRLPFWKGDQLGRPLELGRAVGAFLREVGSQPKEDARPRLLAAGLDAWAAENVLSYLAEQREACGHIPDDRTIVVERFRDELGDWRVVIHSPFGAQVHAPWALALGARLSERYGMDAQVMHADDGIVLRLPDADLMGLDLLDQEPMKAGTEYDADQAPVGAADVAFDKGEVNQLVTDQVGGSALFAARFRECAARALLLPRRNPGKRTPLWQQRQRASQLLQVASEFGSFPIVLEAVRECLQDVFDVPGLTELMGDLESRKVRLVEVTTPEPSPFARSLLFGYVAQFLYEGDSPLAERRAAALSLDSHLLAELLGQAELRELLDAEVLTELERELQWLTEDRRIKDVEGVADLLRMLGPLTDAELAERGAAPQWAHDLASARRAIRVRIGGADHWAAIEDAGRLRDALGTALPVGVPEAFTEPVKDPLGDLLARHARTHGPFTSATAAARFGLGVAVTDGALQRLAANGRVVQGEFHPAGIGQEWCDATVLRRLRRRSLAALRHELEPVPPAALAQFLPQWQHIGKGHGLRGIDGLVRAVEQLQGASVPASALEKLVLPSRVANYAPAMLDELTSAGELVWAGAGSLPGKDGWVSLYLADAAPLLLPPPHPLELTALHQSVLDTLSGGYGLFFRQITDQIRATTHPDVTDPQLADAVWDLAWSGRLTNDTLAPMRALLGSGRTAGSTAHRAKRTVPRGRYGSLTAAARPASRTGPPTVAGRWSLLPAHEPDPTVRAHALARTLLDRHGVVTRGAVAAEGVEGGFSATYRILSVFEESGQARRGYVVEGLGAAQFAMDGAVDRLRAVANARDRGDDLPTPDPTDNDPYGFGSLAASTSPTADSGNGSAASFAPFGAPSTTYDSPDSRGKQDPYAPSDTHHRQHPGPTPADHGGRDASGASGFPGASDSPGGHDFADAFGPFTDFDDLDSVGSPDDRPANPGASTSRHHRSPSSHPPSPGDYVSPRDFPAPTPQGNTSSPYADRRTHRPSLSTRAVVLAAADPANAYGAALPWPEPPTGAGHKAGRKAGSLVVLVEGELTLYMERGGKTLLAWPSAPDTTATEDPRLQAAAEALAAAARAGSLGTVTVERVNGASALTSPIGTLLEGAGFIATPRGLRLRA from the coding sequence ATGGTCAGCTCCACACATCGAGCCCTCGACGGCTTCTCCCCCGCGACCCGCGGCTGGTTCACGGGGGCCTTCTCCGCGCCCACCGCGGCCCAGGCGGGCGCGTGGCGGGCCATCGGTGAGGGCTCGGACGTGCTGGTGGTCGCGCCGACCGGTTCCGGCAAGACCCTGGCGGCCTTCCTCGCCGCGCTGGACCAGCTCGCCGCGACACCCCCGCCCGCCGACCCGAAGAAGCGCTGCCGCGTCCTGTACGTGTCTCCGCTCAAGGCCCTCGCGGTCGACGTGGAGCGCAACCTCCGCTCCCCGCTGACCGGCATCCGCCAGGAATCCGTCCGCCTGGGCCTGCCCGAGCCCGAGATCAAGGTGGGCATCCGCTCCGGCGACACCCCGCCCGCCGAGCGCCGCGCACTGTCCACACGCCCGCCGGACATCCTGATCACCACCCCGGAGTCCCTGTTCCTGATGCTGACGTCGGCCACGCGTGACGCGCTGACCGGCATCGAGACGGTGATCCTGGACGAGGTGCACGCGGTCGCGGGCACCAAGCGGGGCGCGCATCTCGCGCTGTCACTGGAGCGGCTGGACGAGCTGCTGCCGAAGCCGGCCCGCCGTATCGGCCTCTCGGCGACCGTGCGCCCGGTCGACGAGGTCGCCCGCTATCTCTCCCCGCGCGGCAAGGTGGAGATCGTCCAGCCGAAGTCCGGCAAGGAGTTCGACCTCTCCGTAGTCGTGCCGGTCGAGGATCTGGGCGAGCTGGGCGGCTCCCCGGTTGCCGATGGCAAGGAGGGCGCGGAGAAGCCGTCGATCTGGCCGCATGTCGAGGAGCGCATCACCGACCTCGTCCAGTCCCATCGTTCAACGATCGTGTTCGCCAACTCCCGCCGCCTCGCGGAGCGCCTGTGCAACCGGCTCAACGAGATCGCCTACGAGCGCGCGACCGGCGAGTCCCTGGACGAACACCACGCACCGGCCGAGCTGATGGGCGGCTCCGGCGCCGCTCAGGGCGCGCCCCCGGTCATCGCCCGCGCCCACCACGGCTCGGTCTCCAAGGAACAGCGCGCCCAGGTCGAGGAGGACCTCAAGGCGGGCCGGCTCCCCGCCGTGGTGGCGACGTCCAGTCTGGAGCTGGGCATCGACATGGGCGCCGTCGATCTCGTCATCCAGGTGGAGTCCCCGCCGTCCGTGGCCTCCGGCCTCCAGCGCGTGGGCCGCGCGGGACACCAGGTCGGCGCGGTCTCCACCGGCGTGGTCTTCCCGAAGTACCGGGGTGACCTGGTCCAGGCCGCCGTGGTCACCGAGCGGATGCGCACCGGCTCCATCGAGTCCTTGAAGGTCCCCGCCAACCCCCTGGACGTGCTGGCCCAGCAGCTCGTCGCGATGACGGCGCTGGACACCTGGCAGGTCGACGACCTGCTCGCCACCGTCCGCCGTGCCGCGCCCTTCGCCTCCCTCCCGGAGTCGGCGTTCACGGCCGTGCTCGACATGCTCGCGGGCCGCTATCCGTCGGACGCCTTCGCCGAGTTGCGCCCACGCGTGGTGTGGGACCGCATCGCCGGCACGATCACCGGCCGCCCCGGCGCACAGCGTCTCGCCGTCACCTCCGGGGGCACGATTCCCGACCGCGGGCTCTTCGGCGTCTTCCTCGCGGGCGCCGACCCCAAGAAGGGCGGCGGCCGGGTCGGCGAGCTGGACGAGGAGATGGTCTACGAGTCCCGGGTGGGCGATGTCTTCACCCTCGGCACCAGCTCCTGGCGGATCGAGGACATCACCCGCGACCGCGTCCTGGTCTCCCCCGCGCCCGGCGTCCCCGGCCGGCTCCCCTTCTGGAAGGGCGACCAGTTGGGCCGCCCCCTCGAACTGGGCCGCGCGGTGGGCGCGTTCCTGCGCGAGGTCGGCTCGCAGCCCAAGGAGGACGCCCGCCCGCGCCTCCTCGCCGCGGGCCTCGACGCCTGGGCCGCGGAGAACGTGCTGTCCTACCTGGCCGAACAGCGCGAGGCCTGCGGCCACATCCCGGACGACCGCACGATCGTCGTGGAACGCTTCCGCGACGAACTCGGCGACTGGCGCGTGGTCATCCACTCCCCCTTCGGCGCCCAGGTCCACGCCCCCTGGGCCCTCGCGCTCGGCGCCCGCCTCTCCGAGCGCTACGGCATGGACGCCCAGGTGATGCACGCCGACGACGGCATCGTCCTGAGGCTGCCCGACGCCGACCTGATGGGCCTGGACCTGCTCGACCAGGAGCCCATGAAGGCGGGCACGGAGTACGACGCCGACCAGGCCCCTGTAGGCGCGGCGGACGTCGCCTTCGACAAGGGCGAGGTCAATCAGCTCGTCACCGACCAGGTCGGCGGCTCGGCCCTGTTCGCGGCCCGCTTCCGCGAATGCGCCGCCCGCGCGCTGCTGCTGCCGCGCCGCAACCCCGGCAAGCGCACCCCGTTGTGGCAGCAGCGCCAGCGGGCCTCCCAACTGCTCCAGGTGGCAAGCGAGTTCGGCTCGTTCCCGATCGTCCTCGAGGCCGTCCGCGAATGCCTCCAGGACGTCTTCGACGTCCCGGGCCTCACCGAGCTGATGGGCGACCTGGAGTCCCGCAAGGTGCGCCTCGTCGAGGTCACCACCCCCGAGCCGTCCCCCTTCGCCCGCTCCCTCCTCTTCGGGTACGTCGCCCAGTTCCTCTACGAGGGCGACTCACCGCTCGCCGAGCGCCGCGCCGCCGCCCTGTCGCTGGACTCCCACCTGCTGGCCGAGCTGCTCGGCCAGGCGGAGCTGCGCGAGCTCCTCGACGCCGAGGTGCTGACCGAGCTGGAGCGCGAACTCCAGTGGCTCACCGAGGACCGCCGCATCAAGGACGTCGAGGGCGTCGCCGACCTGCTGCGGATGCTCGGCCCGCTCACCGACGCCGAGTTGGCCGAGCGGGGCGCCGCACCGCAATGGGCCCACGACCTCGCCTCGGCCCGCCGCGCGATCCGGGTCCGTATCGGCGGTGCCGACCACTGGGCCGCGATCGAGGACGCGGGCCGACTGCGCGACGCCCTCGGTACGGCGCTGCCGGTCGGCGTTCCGGAGGCGTTCACCGAACCGGTCAAGGACCCGCTCGGCGACCTCCTGGCACGGCACGCCCGCACCCACGGCCCGTTCACGTCGGCCACGGCGGCCGCCCGCTTCGGCCTGGGCGTGGCGGTCACCGACGGCGCGTTGCAGCGACTCGCGGCGAACGGCCGTGTCGTACAAGGGGAGTTCCACCCGGCCGGGATCGGCCAGGAGTGGTGCGACGCGACGGTGCTGCGCCGGCTGCGGCGCCGCTCCCTGGCCGCGCTGCGGCACGAGTTGGAGCCGGTGCCGCCGGCCGCGCTCGCACAGTTCCTCCCCCAGTGGCAGCACATCGGCAAGGGCCACGGGCTGCGCGGCATCGACGGACTGGTGCGCGCCGTCGAGCAGTTGCAGGGCGCCTCGGTGCCCGCGTCCGCCCTGGAGAAGCTCGTCCTGCCGTCCCGCGTGGCGAACTACGCACCCGCGATGCTCGACGAACTCACCTCGGCCGGTGAGCTCGTGTGGGCCGGCGCGGGTTCCCTCCCCGGCAAGGACGGCTGGGTCTCCCTGTACCTGGCGGACGCGGCCCCCCTGCTCCTCCCGCCCCCGCACCCCCTGGAGCTCACGGCGCTGCACCAGTCGGTCCTGGACACCCTCTCCGGCGGCTACGGCCTCTTCTTCCGCCAGATCACCGACCAGATCCGCGCGACCACCCACCCCGACGTCACCGACCCCCAACTGGCCGACGCCGTATGGGACCTGGCCTGGTCCGGCCGCCTCACGAACGACACGCTCGCCCCCATGCGCGCCCTGCTGGGCTCCGGCCGTACGGCGGGTTCCACGGCCCACCGCGCCAAACGCACGGTCCCGCGCGGGCGTTACGGCTCACTCACCGCCGCCGCGCGCCCCGCCTCCCGCACCGGCCCGCCGACCGTCGCGGGCCGCTGGTCCCTGCTCCCCGCCCACGAACCGGACCCCACCGTGCGCGCCCACGCCCTGGCCCGCACCCTGCTCGACCGGCACGGCGTGGTGACCCGGGGAGCGGTCGCCGCGGAGGGTGTCGAGGGCGGCTTCTCGGCGACGTACCGCATCCTGTCCGTCTTCGAGGAGAGCGGTCAGGCACGGCGCGGCTATGTCGTGGAGGGGCTCGGCGCCGCCCAGTTCGCGATGGACGGCGCGGTGGACCGCCTCCGCGCGGTCGCCAACGCCCGTGACCGCGGCGACGACCTGCCCACGCCGGACCCGACCGACAACGACCCCTACGGCTTCGGCTCCCTCGCCGCTTCCACCTCACCCACCGCCGACTCCGGCAACGGTTCCGCGGCCTCCTTCGCCCCCTTCGGAGCCCCGAGCACCACCTACGACTCGCCTGACAGCCGCGGCAAGCAGGACCCGTACGCCCCGTCTGACACCCACCATCGGCAGCACCCGGGCCCCACCCCCGCCGATCACGGCGGACGCGACGCATCCGGCGCATCAGGCTTCCCCGGCGCCTCCGACTCCCCCGGAGGCCACGACTTCGCCGACGCTTTCGGCCCGTTCACCGACTTCGACGACCTCGACAGCGTGGGCTCACCGGACGACCGCCCCGCGAACCCGGGTGCCTCCACCTCCCGGCACCACCGCTCCCCGTCCTCCCACCCCCCGTCCCCGGGCGACTACGTCTCCCCCCGCGACTTCCCCGCGCCGACACCGCAGGGCAACACCAGTTCCCCCTACGCCGACCGCCGCACCCACCGTCCCTCCCTCTCCACCCGAGCCGTGGTCCTGGCCGCCGCCGACCCCGCGAACGCATACGGCGCCGCCCTCCCCTGGCCCGAGCCGCCCACCGGTGCCGGGCACAAGGCGGGGCGCAAGGCGGGCTCTCTCGTAGTGCTGGTCGAGGGTGAGCTGACGCTCTACATGGAGCGCGGCGGCAAGACCCTGCTCGCCTGGCCCTCCGCACCGGACACCACGGCCACCGAGGATCCACGCCTCCAGGCAGCCGCCGAGGCCCTCGCGGCAGCGGCCCGAGCAGGTTCCCTCGGCACGGTCACGGTGGAGCGCGTCAATGGCGCCTCGGCCCTGACCTCCCCCATCGGCACCCTCCTGGAAGGAGCAGGCTTCATCGCGACACCACGCGGCCTACGCCTCCGCGCGTGA
- a CDS encoding Fpg/Nei family DNA glycosylase, whose product MPEGDTVWQTAKRLHTALAGKALTRSDLRVPKYATADLTGRTVLDVTPRGKHLLTRIEGGLTLHSHLRMDGTWRVYANGQRWSGGGPAHQIRVILGTADRTAVGYRLPVLELLRTTEEHRAVGHLGPDLLGPDWNPELALANLLADPARPLGEALLDQRNLAGIGNIYKSELCFLLGATPWLPIGALPADRAAKLPAIAKLLLEANRDRPVRNTTSPVTNSSPNQTRLTAPAAHTPDLFVYGRAPRPCLRCDTPIRTADQGDGSRDRPTYWCPTCQVGPAPGPTSHRKTQHRTTN is encoded by the coding sequence ATGCCTGAAGGCGACACCGTCTGGCAAACCGCGAAGCGCCTCCACACGGCCCTCGCGGGCAAGGCGCTGACCCGTAGCGACCTCCGCGTCCCCAAGTACGCGACGGCAGACCTCACCGGCCGCACCGTCCTTGACGTCACACCCCGGGGCAAGCACCTGCTGACCCGTATCGAGGGCGGCCTCACCCTCCACTCGCACCTGCGGATGGACGGCACCTGGAGGGTCTACGCGAACGGTCAGCGCTGGAGCGGCGGCGGCCCGGCCCACCAGATCCGCGTGATCCTCGGCACCGCCGACCGCACGGCCGTCGGCTACCGCCTCCCCGTCCTGGAACTCCTCCGCACGACCGAAGAACACCGCGCCGTGGGCCACCTCGGCCCCGACCTCCTGGGCCCCGACTGGAACCCGGAGCTGGCCCTGGCCAACCTTCTCGCGGACCCTGCCCGTCCTCTCGGCGAGGCCCTGCTCGACCAGCGCAACCTGGCAGGCATCGGCAACATCTACAAAAGCGAACTCTGCTTCCTGCTCGGCGCCACCCCCTGGCTCCCCATCGGCGCGCTCCCCGCCGACCGCGCCGCCAAGCTCCCCGCCATCGCCAAGTTGCTCCTGGAAGCCAACCGCGACCGCCCCGTCCGCAACACCACAAGCCCCGTCACGAACAGCTCCCCGAACCAAACCCGCCTCACAGCCCCAGCCGCCCACACCCCCGACCTCTTCGTCTACGGCCGCGCACCCCGCCCCTGCCTCCGCTGCGACACCCCCATCCGCACGGCCGACCAGGGAGACGGCTCCCGCGACCGCCCCACCTACTGGTGCCCGACCTGCCAGGTGGGGCCCGCACCGGGCCCCACCTCACACCGCAAAACTCAGCACCGTACGACTAATTGA
- a CDS encoding helix-turn-helix domain-containing protein, which translates to MILLRRLLGDVLRRQRQRQGRTLREVSSSARVSLGYLSEVERGQKEASSELLSAICDALDVRMSELMREVSDELALAELAQSAAATNSVPTSVRPMLGSVSVTGVPPERVTIKAPAEAVDVVAA; encoded by the coding sequence ATGATTCTGCTCCGTCGCCTGCTGGGTGACGTGCTGCGTCGGCAGCGCCAGCGCCAGGGCCGTACTCTGCGCGAAGTCTCCTCGTCCGCCCGAGTCTCACTCGGCTATCTCTCCGAGGTGGAGCGGGGGCAGAAGGAGGCATCCTCCGAGCTGCTCTCCGCCATCTGCGACGCGTTGGACGTACGGATGTCCGAGCTCATGCGGGAAGTCAGCGACGAGCTCGCTCTCGCCGAGCTGGCCCAGTCTGCTGCGGCCACCAATTCCGTGCCCACGTCGGTACGTCCGATGCTGGGTTCCGTATCGGTGACCGGTGTGCCACCGGAACGGGTGACCATCAAGGCCCCCGCCGAGGCGGTGGACGTGGTCGCCGCGTGA
- a CDS encoding SDR family NAD(P)-dependent oxidoreductase, whose protein sequence is MPVKAYDLTGRTAFVTGAASGIGRASAVLLAETGATVHCADRDAQGLHETATLIKDKGGTALTHHLDVTDRAQVKQAVQSCEDLHVMAAVAGIMHSSTVLETRDEDLDRVLDVNFKGVLYACQEAARLMLDRGTRGSIVTMASGAIDTGGAGLLCYSAAKAAVVQLTKTLATELGRHGIRVNAVAPGWIRTPMTDHHEAEAQARTEALMVRLSPLGRVGEPEDIAHAVLHLASDASSFTTGQILRPNGGVAMPW, encoded by the coding sequence ATGCCCGTCAAGGCGTACGACCTCACCGGACGCACCGCTTTCGTCACCGGCGCCGCCAGCGGTATCGGCCGCGCATCCGCCGTACTGCTCGCCGAGACGGGCGCCACCGTGCACTGCGCCGACCGCGACGCACAGGGGCTGCACGAGACAGCGACCCTGATCAAGGACAAGGGCGGCACCGCCCTCACTCACCACCTGGACGTCACCGACCGCGCGCAGGTCAAGCAGGCCGTCCAGTCCTGCGAGGACCTGCATGTGATGGCCGCGGTCGCCGGGATCATGCACAGCAGCACCGTGCTGGAGACCCGGGACGAGGATCTCGACCGGGTACTGGACGTCAACTTCAAGGGCGTCCTGTACGCCTGCCAGGAGGCGGCCCGGCTGATGCTCGACCGCGGCACCAGGGGCAGCATCGTCACCATGGCCTCGGGCGCGATCGACACCGGAGGAGCCGGGCTGCTCTGCTACAGCGCGGCGAAGGCGGCCGTCGTCCAACTGACGAAGACGCTCGCGACGGAGCTGGGCCGGCACGGCATCCGCGTCAACGCGGTCGCGCCGGGCTGGATCCGCACACCCATGACCGACCACCACGAGGCCGAGGCACAGGCCCGTACCGAGGCACTGATGGTCCGGCTGTCGCCGCTGGGCCGGGTGGGCGAGCCGGAGGACATCGCTCACGCCGTACTGCATCTGGCGTCGGACGCGTCGTCGTTCACGACGGGCCAGATCCTCCGCCCGAACGGCGGCGTCGCGATGCCTTGGTAG
- the pgsA gene encoding CDP-diacylglycerol--glycerol-3-phosphate 3-phosphatidyltransferase → MTGVPASAAGGTSSANGAPASAGSGAASGGAPSGAMSGSVSGGASSSGGASAGGGSVGSASLDSASVGSASSGVVEAGLPGGPRPARGAKVVAAAVNQASVWNIANFLTMLRLLLVPGFVALMLADGGYDPAMRSFAWAAFAIAMITDLFDGHLARTYDLVTDFGKIADPIADKAIMGAALICLSSLGDLPWWVTVVILGRELGITLLRFLVIRYGVIPASRGGKLKTLTQGIAVGMYVLALTGWLATLRFWVMAAAVVLTVLTGLDYVRQAIVLRRQGIAERRAASEETEA, encoded by the coding sequence ATGACCGGAGTCCCGGCATCGGCGGCGGGCGGCACCTCCAGCGCGAACGGCGCGCCCGCGAGCGCGGGTTCCGGTGCGGCCTCCGGTGGCGCCCCTTCCGGCGCGATGTCGGGCAGTGTCTCCGGTGGCGCCTCCTCCTCCGGGGGCGCTTCGGCCGGCGGTGGCTCGGTTGGCAGTGCTTCGCTTGACAGTGCCTCGGTCGGTAGTGCCTCGTCCGGTGTGGTCGAGGCAGGTCTGCCCGGTGGTCCGAGGCCGGCGCGCGGTGCGAAGGTTGTGGCCGCTGCCGTCAACCAGGCGAGCGTTTGGAACATCGCCAACTTCCTGACCATGCTCCGGCTGCTGCTCGTCCCCGGCTTCGTCGCCCTGATGCTGGCCGACGGCGGGTACGACCCGGCGATGCGCTCGTTCGCCTGGGCGGCGTTCGCCATCGCCATGATCACCGACCTTTTCGACGGCCATCTGGCGCGGACCTACGACCTCGTCACCGACTTCGGGAAGATCGCCGACCCCATCGCCGACAAGGCGATCATGGGTGCGGCGCTGATCTGTCTGTCCTCCCTCGGCGATCTGCCGTGGTGGGTGACCGTCGTCATCCTCGGCCGGGAACTCGGGATCACGCTGCTGCGTTTTCTTGTCATCCGGTACGGCGTCATTCCCGCGTCGCGCGGCGGCAAGCTGAAGACGCTCACACAGGGCATCGCGGTAGGGATGTATGTGCTGGCGCTGACGGGATGGCTGGCCACTCTGCGGTTCTGGGTGATGGCGGCGGCGGTCGTGCTGACCGTGCTGACCGGGCTCGACTATGTGAGACAGGCCATTGTGTTGCGCAGGCAGGGAATCGCCGAGCGCAGGGCGGCGTCGGAGGAGACGGAAGCGTGA
- a CDS encoding CinA family protein, whose amino-acid sequence MSSTATEVVRLLTVSGATLAVAESLTGGLVAAEITSVPGASKAFRGSVTAYATELKHELLGVDATLLTERGAVDAQVAAQMAAGVRKALGADWGIATTGVAGPEPQDGQPVGTVFIAVDGPSGPESDALGGGKVAALRLNGGRAEIRMESVRSVLALLLERLVSEQTGNERAQDTEQNGGF is encoded by the coding sequence GTGAGTTCCACGGCCACTGAAGTGGTGCGACTACTGACCGTGAGCGGTGCGACGCTCGCTGTCGCCGAGTCGCTCACCGGTGGTCTGGTTGCGGCGGAGATCACATCGGTGCCCGGAGCCTCCAAGGCCTTCCGTGGTTCGGTCACCGCCTACGCCACCGAGCTGAAGCATGAGCTGCTCGGGGTCGACGCCACCCTGCTGACCGAGCGGGGAGCGGTGGATGCGCAGGTCGCGGCCCAGATGGCGGCCGGAGTGCGGAAGGCGCTCGGCGCCGACTGGGGCATCGCGACGACCGGTGTGGCGGGCCCGGAGCCGCAGGACGGACAGCCCGTAGGCACCGTTTTCATCGCCGTGGACGGCCCCTCCGGACCGGAATCGGATGCTCTCGGTGGCGGGAAAGTGGCCGCGCTGCGGTTGAACGGCGGCCGGGCGGAAATTCGTATGGAGAGTGTACGGAGCGTACTCGCGCTGCTTCTGGAGCGGCTCGTGAGCGAACAGACCGGGAATGAGCGGGCACAGGATACGGAACAGAACGGGGGGTTTTGA